GTTAatgttgagttttttttcttttttttttaatgttgagTTTCTACTTTCTCGATGAAATGTAACATGTGTTTCGTATGGCCCTTCCAtgataagataataataaataataggAGTACGTACTAATTAGTGGTAGTTGTTGTGGTAGGTAAAATTCGTGGTTCGCATATCTTGTAGAGGCTCTGATTGATGACATAAGTGTGTTTACGTAGAATCCCAAACCCTAATCTCCTAATTtgtcggaaagtcgcaaaaataaatgatatgatTTGGGCAGAAAGCCCATGTATTGATATTTCCTGTTTTAGTATATAGGAATGTCggtaattctattaaaatatgatcCACACGTATTTTTTGGGGAAAATTGCTAAAATCAACCTAGATATTGAAGTCAAATACATTAGTGTACCCTAATTTTAGTTAAATGCAGAACTAACCTAAATGAaagatgaaaatattatttagtccttatgaataaacaaaaaaacggagGAATATTTACGTTTCCATTCTTTTGGAAGTCTACATATAGAAGAAGGAAGTCTACATATTTTTAAGACCTCCAGCGAAGTCTAATTTGTAGACTTGATATGTAGTCTAcaccaaaattttatctaatattttgttttaaaattgtttaaaaataattattatgataGATTTTAACTAATCATCAATATAAGaaactgattaaaaaaaaaatatttatgtggTGTCGTCAACGAAAAGGTATAAATGTGTTGTGATTTAAAAGATATGAACGCATAATAATCTAAGAGGTACGAATGTGATGTGATCTAAGAGGTACAAATATGTCATGATGTAAGAGGTCAAACGTGTTTATGACTAAAAGGATGTGAATGTAGAATGACTGAAAATGTGCAAAAGAGACATAATCAAAAAGTTGCGAATGGACATAAACAAAAGGGTGCAAACGGATTTTGACCCAAAGAATGTGAAATACATCTTGAATGAAAGGGTGCAAACAAATCTTGACAGTGACCAAAAAGGTGCAAATGGATTATGACCGAAAGGGTGCAAATGGTCGTAACAAAAGGTTTGCGAATGGATTGTGACCTAAAAATTGCAACATGTCCTCACCATAGGGTGCAAATAGTCATGTCTGAAAGGTTGCAAATGTGTTGTGACCGAAAAAGTGCAAACGGGTCATACCAAAACAGAGTGTGAACGGATCGTAACTAAAAAGTTGTGAACGGATCGTaactttatatgttatatgattCGACATCAGaattttttcgaaaataaaatatttttttatataaaatttaaattataaaatgatatatttatttagaaaatatgagTTCCCACGCGATATCGTGTTTATGAATACATGTTTTTATAACTCTCAATTTTATCTATATTTAATCAAATTCTATTGTGTTTTGCATGCAAAATATGCATTtgtttattcaaatttttttatgttgaaGAGATACTTCCTTTAAGTATACTATAAATGTTGTTAAAAGTTtatccttttaaaatattaatattttaagtttaaattatatttcagataaaaattaaaatgtgtatattagGAGGTCTATCTTTgatttttgattaaataaattaaaatacgtTTTAGACTCATTGACAaagacattttttaaaaaatattaatatattaatacatataaaaacataaaaattaaaagatggtGGAGTTTTGTGTGAACAATCATAATTTTTTGTGTACACTTTTTTGAAACGttaaaaattggaaaaatattatagattaattactaaatatctagtacatttataaagttttatatcataatatgtgaaatttatttttataaaatgagttTCCGTGCGACATCGCACGGGTTCATTACCTAGTATACATTAGTTGCAACTTGAGAAATTATTAGGAAAAACTCTGATTTCTCCTTGGTTGACTATTTTTTCCAATTGCTACTATTAAGTTGGGTTTTCTTTCAATACAAAAATTGTTCTTTTATCAAAAGCAAATGAACTCTCTTTGTTAATTTAATTTCACATTAGACCTATATGCAATTGTATTTATTACTTTATCAAAtgacatttaatattaaaaaaataaaaatcaaatttattaatcattataaaaaatatatttaatgtttttcatGTAAGGACtatcaacttttaaaaatttatctcATGAAAACTATATGATCATTTCTGATGGACAATGttctataaaattaagataGTGATGATAATAATTTTGCTAGtggtttctgttttaatatataagaggtTAGTTATATTATTGATCGCGAGCTAGTGGCATGACATATTGAGTAATTTACTACAGTATTGTCCAGATtacacatgaaaaaaaaaagattacacaTGACGGCGGCACACATCcattgaaaatgaaaaagaaggagCGCATCCACTGAAAAGGTTTCATAATGTGTAtcttagaagaaaaaaaacaagattgtTTTATCGCATAAATATTTTAAGGCCAATTTGGCTAGAAAACcatgaaagaaaatattattaggcAGTTATGcaaaaagtaaattaattagCTAGTTGGATAGAGGAAGATGAGCAGAATTACTCTCTTGTCCCAAATCTATTTGCAATTAGCGTAGATACACTGTTGTTTGTAGGTAGGCATATATAcgtacatctatcttattaaaacagaaacattctattggacctaacatttattttataagtttttaaattaaatacacctttatactttatagttaaacctacattaaatcactattgttactttctttatgctactatccatgtttccaaacaatatacttatttctttatactactattaatgtttccaaacaatatatttttatactactatcaatgtttccaaacaatacaatagttaatcttagttattttatatctatcattttctctttaaaattttgtagaaacatcataattttataaattgcaaaataataaactttaaaatttggattataagattgcaaattatgaaactattacaatttaaatcaaactagattacatattggtcatccatcagttcactcgattagtctcgggttttagtaactTTTTTAATaggaataatttaaaaatctaaattgaattgtcagatctctcAATTAACagatataatcacaatcgggttgaatttaaaaacactgatttaaatgcaaaaatattttaaatacacactctttaaaattacccaaatatttattaagttattagtgaaatttttcatcgtaaaatattccgcgcttccaaagcgcgggtcaagatctagtgtaTTATTATAAGGAAAAAGATTGTGTCAAAAGAACGtcacaaaaaacaaataaataataaccaTTCAGCATGTGGAATgccatatatttttatcattaacCATAAATTTGCAgaatattaaactatttattttggCTACTAAACCATAATGGGTTGGTCTTTTAATTCATAAAGCGCAtgtatattttagattaatctTGTGTTATCATAATAATGAATATTTatgaataattattataaccatataaataaataaataacataaatactAAACACTAAGAGTCTCACTGGTTCAAATGCAGCGATTGCGGTTGCGGATGCGAGAGTTTGCGGAtacgggtggttgcggtttcacATTATTTAGGTTTTGTATGATTGGCATAacgtttgaatttttttttgtttgcggGATATTTGTGACTGGCTGACTATGATATATTGtagcggtttaataataaaccactaatataaacatattataacattatactaatataaaatattattgcgGTCTAAGTTCTAGGTtctaatcttaaaccctaaacactagatactaaatcctaaactctaaccCCAAACCCTATATTTTTAAACTCAAAACCCTAaatacaaaattcaaaatttttaaccctaatcctaaaccctaacctAAACGCTAAAGCAGTaaccctaaacactaaaattaaatacaaaatcctaaacactaaaaaatttattgactgTTATTTTAATACTGAACGGACAGgaacaaaagatttttttttgttttcttaggagtttttcttattttcatcaTCTAGAGTGAACCAGTGCATCCACCACTAAAATAATagtcaataaaaattttcaactCTTATATTGCTtataatataagtaaaaataatcaaaaaatatttgtcgaaaaaaaaaaactttgacaTTGTTAACGCAGTCAACAGAATCTTAAATCTTAGCACCGTCAACaaaattataaaccttaaattgtacactctaaaccctagcgaGTGGATCCTCgattctaaattctaaaccctaaacgcTAAACTCTAGACGGTGAACCCTAGGGTTTTAAGCTAGGGTTTACGGCTTAGTTAAcagattttttttgattttttgtttatttttttcataattgaatttcacaaatttttattaattattattttagtggCTACACACAAATTCACGTTAGctactttattaaaacataagtacACATAGACTTACCGTACAAGTTGCACAGTATTTACATTCAAATGTCACCGACTATTTAATTAAGTAACCGTAAATATAAACATTGTCTTTTCCACCTATTAGATGTTTTCCACATATGACTAATTCTAGCTAAAGAAACGCACGACTTTCGTCAACGACTACTTATCATCTCTCAGAAACATGTCAATGGTACTTTCTTCTGCTTTATCTGACCTTTGTTTTGCTTTATCTGACCTAAACAGACATAAAATGGTGGTAAACTTTATGAGTAATTGAACACGTtactaaaacaaaatcaaaacatgGATCCCTTTCGATATGGTTTTCCCATGTCATATATCGAAGACAAGTACAGCTACAATGGACGTATATTTTTTGACTTTCGATTTGTATCACTCTTCCACTATTGAAAATATAACATACTTCGCATGTCTATGATACTTTATTCTGGTAGGGTTAGGCGATATAAAGTAGATGTTGACTTTCGATTTTTTTGCTGTAAATACTGCTAAGATCAAACACAATTATTAACAAATCTAAAACCTGATTATCGAATTCAAACAAATGTgaattgaaatttttaattgGATCACAAATTAAGCATAAATTTCAAACAAATCTCAATCTTTCCTATTTCTATGGTCAAATCGAAACATACAGTAAACAATCACAATCAATCACTTTTAAAGCTccaaaaaccacaaaatcaacACCTTCCTATTTGTAATCCTAGATATTTAGATTTTCAAAACAATTCGAATATATTAACAACACAAAAAACCCAAATAATACCAACCAAATATTTGACTTTCCTATATTATAGGCTTTTAAACATTCGCAATGCAGagaatattttttgaattaatttcGGTCGCAGAGGTGGTTAGGATAGTTGTTTTACTCTAGGGTTTTAGGTCTCCACTATACATTCAACTCCATGTGAACTCATGCTCTTCACATTATTTTTTTACCGTCTCAGAGAAATCAAGTTCTCTGACAAAATTTTCCATTTGATCAGCGATCTCAAACCGTTTAAGGATAAGTGGCGTGTTCAAATGAAATTGATTCACTCATGGATACAAAACCCCACCTTACGCTGATGAAAGCTTAGTAATTGTTTTAGctgatataaaaatatttccccGGTGGCGCGGATATGTGATTTCGACCCTACTTCATTGTCATCGCCAAGGGAGAACACCAAAACTcgagatattttatttttttcaaacactgaacggttaaaaaaaattatcggtcaaaataaagaaaagggAGATATGGGCCACTTGACCACCTTATATTGATCTAAAATATTATGGCCcaaacaaaaaatgtaataataatgGACCACTTAAAATAAACAATTCTTTTGAAGTGTTTTGAAAACTTAATCCcattagtttatattaatagCATATTTTAATAATCTCTTTCctaatttcatattaaaaattttattatttcacatGCTAATtgatcttaaaaaaatatatgactaatatataattaatatttcacTTAATATGACTTATTATTTTTGCtacaaatatacaaaataatttattaacaaatcacaatattttaatttaatttttattatatatttgaaagttACAGATGAATAACATTTCAATTTCTTAATTGGTCAAGCTAACCATCTTATATTACGGAACATAGGGGAGTACTAATTTGTGAAATTGTAATATTGTGTTTATATATAGAATTTCATAGTATAACAACATATagttatataacaaaaaaacttataattaaCGTCCATCCGATCGGACGGGTCAAGGTCTATTTATTACATTGTAAACCTTAAAATCTTAGCGGTagatcctaaatcctaaattataaaccctaaaatataagGGATGAACCCTATAGTTTAGGGTTAGAACTtgggatttatggtttagttaATGATAGTAACAAagtcaattttttcttttttcttttgcttattttttctccataaatagaatttaatattttttattaattattatattaatggTGGTCTcttgaatttagggtttagaatttagggtttatggtttatttaACGGTGTTAACCACAtcaatttatttagttttacttttgatttttttttataaatagaatttaaaattttattaattattatttagtgGTGACACACATATTCACATTAAAAAGTGAACAATAGAAAAAGCTTTTTGTTAATAGGATGTGagtttgataaaaacaaaaatcaatttaaagaaaaaaatcaataagaCACGAGAGAGGGAGATGGAGAAAATATACAGAGAGGGAGAGATAGTGGAACAGCTAGGCAGCATAGGATTAACGTAGAAGGCGAGTCAGATGTGGAAGCACAGTAGCCTAATGGTTAAGGTTTAAAAGCTTCTATACCTCGGTCTGGGTTCGATTTccagactatgcaatttattgaAGATTATCTCAAATCCAAGTTTCAAATCCCAGAAAAAACGCGATTTATTAGgtaattatgcagattatggaaagAAGGATTGCAGATTACGGAATGAAGAATTACAAGGGATCTTTAACATGGTGCAAATAAATTTGGTCAGACATGGATCTTCATAGAACTGCTCAGATgtgatgcagttaggcgtagatcttcaGATGTAATCGATCACCTAAATAATGTTTCTACCGTGTATATCAAGTGCAATTGcccatatttatgttttaatatagaaaatctcaattagacatatataatatttttttgataaaaaaaatataaatttttttatattatagttgaaaattccaatagaagggCTATAAGTATTGGCTTCTAAATTTTTGGTTGTAAGTGAACAACTAGAGCATGAAGAAACAAAATTCACTGTGAAaagaatttttattacaaatatttttccCCCTGCAAGCTTTTTTACAAATTATAGTTGTGAAAATAAGAAAAGTATTCAGAAAATGGAGAGTTTAATCATGGAAACTGCGTTTGAAGAAAAGGTTAGATTATGAAAttaagttaagaaaaaaaagaaaggtaaGATTAGAAGatgaaaactataaattaatttttttttgtcaacaactataaatcaactaaattgaaaagaaaaagaaaaagaaaaagaaaaagaaaaaaaaaacagaataattTTCTCAACGGAAAAAAACCGAATAAAAAGCACCACCGAAGAGAAGTGGCCAGTCAACAAGGAGAAAACATCAAATGAAGAACAATTGCGAGATCCGATCAAACCGCTTATCGCGATTCTGATTTTCGGTAAGTCTCAATTCTTCATCATCCTACAACGAGTTCCGGATTCTGGCTCTGAACATTCTTGTAGAatcttctgtttctttttttctgttagCTGTAACTCTCTGATTCTATTCCATAACCAAATGAGAAAGATTATGTTCGAAAGTCTCAACCTTTTGTCAAACTGAGACCTGACAAGAGATTTGATTGAAATGCAGATTTCAGACAGATCTCTCTTATAACAACCTTGGTTTGGTTTCTAGAATGTCTAACGACACAGCACGTAACCCACTGCTGCTACCAAAGGACCAGTCAGGAGGTCCCACAATGGCACAAGACTTCAGCATTAACTCGAGAACCACCTCCTCGAGAAAAAGAAGACTCCGCCGCTCTAGAAGCGCTCCTCGCGGCGACTTCGTGTACAACAACGACAACGACGTAAAAATCGACGAGCCTCCCCATCCTCATCCGAGCAAGATCCCAATGTTCAGAGACctaaacccgaatctaaaacGAGTCATCCTCCTCCTGGCTGCCTACCTAACCGTCGGCACTCTCTGTTTCTACCTCGTTCGAAACCAGATCTCCGGTCACAAGACCAACGGCGTTTTGGACGCCGTTTACTTCTGCGTCGTGACGATGACGACCGTCGGATACGGCGACCTCGTCCCTAACAGCTCCACGTCGCGGCTCCTCGCGTGCGCCTTCGTCTTCTCCGGGATGGTTCTCGTGGGCCATCTCTTGAGCCGAGCTGCTGATTATCTCGTCGAGAAGCAGGAGAGTCTCCTCGTCAGAGCTTTCCACTTGCGTCAGAGCTTTGGTGGTCCCACGGAGATTCTCAAGGAGTTGCATACCAACAAGCTGAGGTACAAATGCTACGTTACCTTCCTTGTCCTCGTGGTGCTCTTCTTTACCGGTACGGTTTTTCTTGTGGCGTACGAGAAGATGCCTGTTATTGAGGCTTTTTATTGCG
This genomic stretch from Raphanus sativus cultivar WK10039 chromosome 3, ASM80110v3, whole genome shotgun sequence harbors:
- the LOC108844258 gene encoding two-pore potassium channel 1 — protein: MSNDTARNPLLLPKDQSGGPTMAQDFSINSRTTSSRKRRLRRSRSAPRGDFVYNNDNDVKIDEPPHPHPSKIPMFRDLNPNLKRVILLLAAYLTVGTLCFYLVRNQISGHKTNGVLDAVYFCVVTMTTVGYGDLVPNSSTSRLLACAFVFSGMVLVGHLLSRAADYLVEKQESLLVRAFHLRQSFGGPTEILKELHTNKLRYKCYVTFLVLVVLFFTGTVFLVAYEKMPVIEAFYCVCSTVTTLGYGDKSFNSGTGRVFAVFWILTSTVCLAQFFLYVAELNAEIKQRELVKWVLTRRITNNDLEAADLDEDGVVGAAEFIVYKLKEMGKIDEKDIAGIMEEFEQLDIDESGTLTTSDIVLAQTTSQIQR